The Eubacterium ventriosum genome includes the window TCAGGAATTACAGTTAAGCTCAACAGGCTCAAAACAATTAATAAAAAACACAACAGACAAAAAAGAAAAAACAAGACACATTTTAATTTACAATTTCAAAGTATATTTAGTTGTGGCATTTTGTTTTTTGGTAGTAACAGCATTTAGTATGATTTTTGGAAATGACAATAGCGTGCCGGGAGTTGTGGTACTACTTGCAATACTTGTGTTGCGACAGGCAGATTTTGGCATAAAAACAACCCACGGTCTAATCTCAATAGCCGGGATATTTGCAATATTAATAGTCGGTCCAAGGTTAAGCAACATGGTTGATCCGTTTATAGCCTTTCTTATTAATATTGTTTGCATATTTTTACTAATGATGTTTGGATGCCATAATGTAATAATGTACAATCATTCAACTTTTGTACTGGGATATTTATTACTTCAAGGTTACGATGTGGCAGGAAAAAGTTATCAGTTACGTGTAGTCAGCCTTGTTGTAGGTATGCTAATTTGTATGGGGGTTTTTTATAAAAATCAGAAAAACAGACCTCATAAAAGAGGTTTTATGGATATTTTTAGAGAATTCAATATACACTCTTCTAGAAATAACTGGTATTTAAAATTAACACTTACAGTTTCAACAGCAATGTTAATTATTAATCTTTTAAATATACCAAGGGCAATGTGGGTAGGAATTGCCTGCATGTCAGTATGTGTTCCATTTTCCAGTGACATTGCACCAAAGGCAAAGAAAAGAGCACCATTTAACATTGTGGGCAGCTTAATATTTGTTGCCCTTTACTATGCCCTCCCTAAATGGGTACATCCATACATTGGAATTATAGGTGGAATTGGTGTTGGTTATTCAGCTGGCTATTCCTGGCAGACGGTTTACAATACATTTGGAGCGTTGTATATTGCATCGGGAATTTTCGGTGTAAAAACAGCAGTATTGTTAAGAATTTGTGCAAATATTTTTGCTTCATTATATACAGTTTTGTTTGACCATGTATTTAATAATGTATTTGCGTTTATAAAAAACAGAAAAGAAAATTTAATA containing:
- a CDS encoding FUSC family protein encodes the protein MTFYQELQLSSTGSKQLIKNTTDKKEKTRHILIYNFKVYLVVAFCFLVVTAFSMIFGNDNSVPGVVVLLAILVLRQADFGIKTTHGLISIAGIFAILIVGPRLSNMVDPFIAFLINIVCIFLLMMFGCHNVIMYNHSTFVLGYLLLQGYDVAGKSYQLRVVSLVVGMLICMGVFYKNQKNRPHKRGFMDIFREFNIHSSRNNWYLKLTLTVSTAMLIINLLNIPRAMWVGIACMSVCVPFSSDIAPKAKKRAPFNIVGSLIFVALYYALPKWVHPYIGIIGGIGVGYSAGYSWQTVYNTFGALYIASGIFGVKTAVLLRICANIFASLYTVLFDHVFNNVFAFIKNRKENLITE